A region of Sporosarcina sp. FSL W7-1349 DNA encodes the following proteins:
- a CDS encoding dicarboxylate/amino acid:cation symporter, translated as MKWKIGLIGRILIAIGLAVGLGLLLPTIHEGLATNFTRLFATFNMIFGGFLNFVVPLIIIGFIAPGIAKLGKGSGKLLGLATVFAYLSTIFAGILAFFTATFILPNVIHSTGASVVEEAGKAAATAFFELEMEPIMGVMSALILAFLFGIGMASIKSVSLLAVFEELNVLIEKVISYVIIPLLPVHIFGIFLNMTYSGEVAKVLSVFAFVFAMIIVLHLVMLTIQYTVAGSLSKRNPFFLMKTMVPAYLTAIGTQSSAATIPVTLRQARKTGASERVTDFTIPLFATIHLSGSTITLVSCSIGVMLMNNMPVTFNAYLPFILMLGVTMIAAPGVPGGAVVAATGLLASMLHFDPTMIALMIALYMAQDSFGTATNVTGDGALAIIVDKFSPAVEASVEEPKTMEAQ; from the coding sequence GTGAAGTGGAAAATTGGTCTGATCGGGAGGATTCTGATTGCCATCGGGTTGGCCGTAGGATTGGGACTCCTCCTTCCGACAATACATGAAGGGCTCGCAACGAACTTTACACGCCTGTTTGCAACATTCAATATGATTTTCGGCGGTTTTCTTAATTTCGTCGTGCCCTTGATCATCATCGGTTTCATCGCGCCGGGGATTGCGAAGCTCGGAAAAGGATCCGGGAAGCTGCTTGGTCTTGCCACTGTGTTTGCTTATCTATCCACCATTTTCGCGGGAATCCTTGCTTTTTTCACGGCAACGTTCATCTTGCCGAACGTTATCCATAGTACAGGTGCTTCTGTCGTTGAAGAGGCAGGGAAGGCTGCTGCGACTGCGTTCTTTGAGTTGGAAATGGAGCCAATCATGGGAGTCATGTCCGCTCTTATTTTAGCCTTCTTATTTGGAATCGGAATGGCCTCAATCAAAAGTGTTTCCTTGCTAGCGGTGTTTGAAGAACTGAATGTCTTGATTGAAAAAGTGATTTCGTACGTCATCATCCCCTTGCTGCCTGTGCATATTTTCGGCATCTTTTTGAATATGACGTATAGCGGAGAAGTCGCGAAGGTGTTATCCGTTTTTGCGTTCGTTTTTGCCATGATCATCGTACTTCATTTGGTTATGCTGACGATCCAATACACGGTTGCGGGTTCACTTTCCAAGCGCAATCCGTTCTTTTTAATGAAAACAATGGTGCCGGCCTATTTGACGGCAATCGGTACCCAATCATCCGCTGCCACCATTCCTGTCACATTGCGGCAAGCCCGTAAAACAGGCGCGTCGGAACGTGTCACTGACTTCACGATCCCTTTATTCGCAACGATCCATTTATCGGGAAGCACAATTACCTTGGTCTCCTGTTCGATCGGTGTCATGCTGATGAATAATATGCCCGTGACATTCAATGCGTACTTGCCATTCATTCTCATGCTTGGCGTCACGATGATTGCAGCTCCGGGCGTTCCGGGAGGAGCCGTCGTGGCTGCCACTGGACTGCTTGCATCGATGCTCCATTTCGACCCGACGATGATCGCTCTCATGATTGCACTCTATATGGCGCAAGATAGTTTTGGGACCGCGACCAACGTGACTGGGGACGGGGCTTTGGCGATTATTGTCGATAAATTCAGCCCAGCAGTCGAGGCATCCGTCGAAGAACCGAAAACGATGGAAGCCCAATAA